From Chryseotalea sp. WA131a:
ACCACTTACCCTTTACTTTTTACCTCCTACCACTTACTCTAGTTTCTTATGAAAGTATAGTTTGTAACTAGGCATCAGCTCTGGATGCGTAATCTTCACTAAATCTTTCAAAACCAAATCAGGACGGAGATAGCCCAACTCTAAAAATTCACTGCCGCCCTTTGCACCGTGGCGAGCATCGTACGAGTAAACTTGTTTTTGTTGAAAGGGTTTGAACAGCGAATAACGTTGCTCGGAATTCTGTAATTCTGTTAAACTTTTAAACGAAGCAACGCCAATCCAGAGGTCAGCAGATTTGGCTTTGGTGAACACCGTTTCAAAACTCAATTGTAGAAAGCCATTGGTTGAATCTGACGACCATAAGTAATCACAACCCGCATCGTGCAATATTTTAGCGGCATAGTTTTGGCCGCCTGGCAAAAACCAAGCATCCCCATACAAGACCCCGCTCAACACCGTTGACTTTTCGTCAAGTGATTTTGCAAGCGATGTAGTGGCGAGATATTCTTTTTCGATTTCCGTGAAGACGGAGTCAGCCTCTTTTTCTTTTCTAAAAAACAGTGCCATGAACTTGATCCATTCTGCTCTGCCCAGTGGATGTTTCTCCAGATACTCTGCATTGATGACTACGGGTATTTTTAATTCTTGAATTTTTTTAAGCTGGCCTAAGTCGCTACCCATCGTGTAGCCCATCACCAACGATGGCTTTAGTTTAAACAATACTTCAATATCCATTCCTTTATCGATGCCCAGTTCCTTTACAAAACCCGCATCGATGCGTTGACGCATTTTTTCTGAGCTGATGTAATCGGTGGTCGGGAAGCCAATGAGTTTAGCGGTCTCACCAATGTAATCGAGCAACGGAATGTGTGTGGTAGACGTACACACGATGCTTTCGAGTGGTGTAAAAATTACTTGTGTAGCATCATCGTGCGGTGGAACTTTCTCGCCTTTGGGCACTAATAAATATTGATAACCACTCTTTGCATTTTGATAGGGTTGCTTGACCTCTACCAGTTTTGAATTGCCAACAGAAGTAACAGTAAAGCCCACTGCATATTTGGTGATTGCGTTGCTTTCAGTTTGCGTATTTTTTTCCTTTTGGTTGCAAGACAGAAGGACGAAAACTGAAAAGGTTAAAATTCTTGCTACAAGAATCTCACATCTCACATCTAAAATCTTAAATCTTGTTAAATGCATGTGCAAGTTTACAGAATTATTTATGTTTGCACCCGTATTGCGGTTTTTCTTGTTGAGTTACATCATCAAGAAGATTAAAAGGGAATTCCGTGAAATACGGAAGCTGTTCCCGCAACTGTAATCCATTAAATGAACTAACAATCTGTGCCACTGTGCTGACCGATACTCAGCATGGGAAGGCGTTAGTGAATGTGGAGAGCCAGGAGACCTGCCGAGATACAACAACAATCAGTGCTTCGGGTAAAAAGCGTCTGTGATTCATTTGATGCGTGTGCTTTGAGATGCCTAAATTCTCATTACAACATCATCGTTTCATCTTCAGCCTTTTACTCTTTTTCAAACCATTAAACTTTTTCAAAATGGAAAAAAAGAGAAAAGTCTGGGCAATCACTCTAATTGTCCTTTGGTGGCTGGCGCCAAGTAAAACAACCGCCCAGCAAGATTCTACTAAATTCACTTTACAAGAAGTGATTGTGTCTGCTTCACGCCAAGATACCAAGCTTGAAGATACGCCTAGAAGCGTAAGTGTCATTGGCGGTAATCAGATTGTTGGTGGTTCGTACAATTCAGTGGCAGATTTACTGGCTCAGCAGGCAGGTGTTTATTTGATCGGGGCAAATCAGGTTCCTGGTTCAAATCAAAGTTTGTTCTTACGTGGCGCTAACTCCAATCAAGTAGTTGTAATGATTGATGGGGTACGCATCACCGATCCATCTACACCCAATAATGTAATCGACCTATCTGAGCTCTCGCTCACAAATGTTGATCGTATTGAAATTGTGTCTGGAGCACACAGTACTATGTATGGAGGATCTTCTGTTGGCGGTGTGGTGAATATCATCACTAAGAATCGTTTACAAGAAGGCGTACATGGAACCATAAGTGCTCAGGGGGGTACTTTTGGAAAAAGCACGAGTAATTATTTGCAACAAGTTGATTTTAGTTATGCCTCTAAGTCAGGTTTTTATGCAAACTATTCGCAAGTCGACCAAAGGGTCAATGGATTTTCGGCTGCCTCGGACACCGCCAAAAATAGCAAACAAAAATTCGAACCTGACAATTTTCAAAAGCAAGACCGCACAGTTAAACTAGGTTATCAGTTTGGTCAGTTGAATGCGCAAGTAAGTTACAAGCGTACAGATCAAGTGGCAGATATCGATAATGGTGCGTTTACCGACAAAACAAACAACAAATTATTTTTCGATCGGGATTTTTATTCCTACTCACTCAATTATCGTTTGAGTAGCCAATTGCAGATTAAAGCAATTGGTTCTTGGAGCAGTTCTCAAAGGGTGAATCAAAATGATTCTTCTCAACTGCCATCTGGCAGGTTTGACGGCAATTATTTTAAAGGTAATTATCGTGGTGAAATTCAAACCCACGAAATTCAAGCAACACATCAAAATAACTTACTTAAAAGCGTGATTGGTGTTGGCATTTATGATGAAGAAATGTCGTTCAATACATTTTTCTACAGCAGCGCATTTGGCGGATTTTCTTCACGGGTCAATTATGATTCGGTAAATAAAAAAAGTTTGACCAAGTATGTTTTTGGGCAGACTACTTTCAAATCTGGAAGCAGCCCCTTTGGATTTACACTAGGAGGGCGCATTAGTAATCATTCATTGTTTGGCACGGTGGGTACTTACGAGCTAAATCCCTTTGTTGCGTTTAAAAATTCAATCCTTTTTGCTTCCATTTCTTCGGCTTTTAATGCACCATCACTTTATCAACTTTTTGATCCAACGGTTCAGCTAGGCTACACATTCACCCGGGGAACAGGAGACTTGCAAGCCGAAAACTCAATTTCAATTGAACTAGGTTGGAAAAAATCATTCGACAAGGGCAATGTTACCCTTTCTGCTTTTAACAATATTATCAACAACTCGATTGAGTACTTTTATCTATGGAACAAGAACAAGCCTATCCCTAACCTTAATTTTTCAGATTATCGCGGTGACAAATACTTGAATGTAGCAAAGCAAATTGTTACGGGTATTGAATTGACAGGCCAGTATCAAATAACCCCAAAAATATTTACTAAGGGAAATTTTACATGGTTAAACGGAAGCTTGCAGTTTAAACCTTCTGATATTACTTCAACACAAAACTTGGTACAGACTCAGGTTTACAGCACGGGCTCTTTTGTAACAGAATCCGAAACAATCAATTCCTTGTTGAGAAGGCCAAACTTTACTGGCTTTATGTCTATTACGTTTCAAGTGCTTCCTAAATTGTCGGTATCAACAAATGCTCGGCTGGCGGCAAGCCGTTTCGATTCAGTCTATGACCCCAAACTCGGGCCCTTCGGTGCGTTGGGCAGAACCAATGTGCAGAATTATCAGTTGTTTGATTTTTTTTTCAATTGGAACATAAATCAAAATGTTACACTTGTTACTAGGATTGAAAACATCTTTGATTCCAAATATGAAGAAATCTCTGGGTTTACAACACGCGGAAGAAGTTTGTACTTAAAATGTATTGTTCGTTGGTAAGCCAATCGGCATGAAAAATTTTCTAACAAGTTGGAGTGGGGGCAAAGACAGTTGCTATGCACTGATGAAGGCACAAGAACAAGGCTTTGCGCCCACCGTGTTGCTCAACATGCTGAATGAAAATGGCGTGATAATTCGCAGCCATGCGATACCCAGACCAATTTTGGAAAAAACAGAATTAGAAACTATAATGAAAATAATTTTTTCAAATGAGAAACAAGAAAAAAGAAATAGATGCCGTTCAACCTGATTACTATTTAGAAAATGGATTAATGGTTTTTACAGAGACCTACCATTTAAAAAGAGGCTTTTGTTGCAAGAATAAATGTAGGCACTGCCCGTATGGATTGGCAAGCAAAGACAATCAACCAAATTTAAAATAGGATGAGAATTTGTTATGCCTCGTTAAATCGTTTTGGTAAATAAAATCTGAGCCGCTTGCAATGGACTTAGCTCTTTCTGATTTATTTTTTTAACTAATTCTTTTTTGGCAGACTGGATGTTTTTATTGGCTTGAAAGTTTTGTTGCCAAAGTTGCTGAAAGTAACTTTCAAACCATTCTAAATCTTGTCGGTCTCGCTGCGATTGTAAGAAACCATTGAAAGTTGTTTTTTCTTTAAATACAATTATCGACTCCCAAATTTCGCTGATACCTTTTTTAAAAAGAGCAGAGCAGGTCATAACAGTGGGCGCAACACCCGATTCGGGTTGTGAGAATAGATGTAGGGCATATTGAAAATCGGCTTGCGCTTGGTTGGCTTTTCTTTCATTCTCACCATCCGCTTTCGTAATCACCAACCCATCGGCCATTTCCATAATTCCTTTTTTGATCCCCTGCAGTTCATCCCCGGCTCCGGCCAGCATCAGCAGCAAAAAATAATCCACCATGCTGCGAACCGAAGTTTCCGATTGCCCCACCCCTACGGTTTCAACAATAATAATTTCGTAACCAGCCGCCTCGCATAACAGAATTGCTTCGCGCGTTCGGTTGGCAACACCCCCCAAGGTGTTTCCAGTAGCAGATGGGCGAATGAAAGCACGCGGGTCTTTTGCCAACTCTTCCATGCGCGTTTTGTCGCCCAAAATGCTGCCCTTGGTTTTTCCACTGCTAGGGTCAATGGCCAATACGGCTACTTTTTTGTTTTGGGCAGTTAAGTGCTTTCCAAAGATTTCAATGAAAGTACTTTTACCCACCCCTGGCACACCTGTTATTCCAATTCGTAGCGAATGCCCCGTGTGAGGCAAAAGGAGTGTTATTAACTCTTGTGCCAACAGTTGGTCTTCTTCCCGTTGACTTTCCACCAGCGTAATAGCCTGGCCCAGCACTGCGGTATTGCCTGCCAGTGTTCCCGCCTCAAGACCGGCTAATGAAAGCCTTTTTCGGATGATGTTTTTCAAAGCTCTTTACAAAAGTCCTGTAAATTCCTAAATTTAGGAATCAAGACCTCATAGTATGAAGAAATTTTGGATCCAGTGTACTGCCATTACTTTTTTTGTATTTGGCATGATGTGGGCGGTGAGTATTGTTTCGGACCTCAAGTTATTTAACAAATTTGATACTATTTCTCTTGCTTTTGCTGATTTTGAATTGACAGACTATGCTTTCAACCAATTGCGCGAGGATCCTAAAGTAGATGAGCGGATTGTTTTGGTGAACTTTGGCAAACTTTCAAGGAGACAGGTTGCTGGAATGGTTCAGAAGATCAATCAGCATAAACCAAAAGTTATTGCTCTCGATGCACGCTATATTTGCGAAGGTGGCCTGCGTGATTCAATAAATTGTCCCCAGTTGCGCGATACAATTGGAAATCTCTTGCTGAGTAATGCAATCATGGAAGCTGAAAATGTTGTGATGGGAGAGAAGCTAATGCAAACTGATTCCCTATCAAGGTTTGATAGCAATGTTTCAGATTCAATTGAAATTTCCGATGATATCTTTAGTGATTATTCATACGAGGGTTTTGTAAATTTTCCAACGAACGCTGCTTGGCAAGAGGACGTAAAACAGGTCCGTACATTTTGGCCATATTTTATCGTGAATGGCAAACGCGAGTTGGCATTCTCAACTCAAATTGCCAATCTATATGACTCAGCGAAAGTGAAAAAATTTCTTGCTCGTAATAAGGAAGAGGAAATTATTAATTTTTACGGCAATATCGATGTTGTTCAGTTGAAGGTAAAAACTTCAAAGGTGAATGATACCAATAGTACAAATTTTGGGACAGGTTTTTATGTAATTGATTATTTAGACGTTTATCAAGGAAATTTTGTGCCCGAATTATTCAAGGATAAAATTGTTATCGTTGGCTATTTGGGAGACCAATTGGGAGACACTGCTTGGGAAGACAAATTCTTTACACCGCTAAACAAGAAAATTGGGGGGCGGGCAAATCCAGATATGTTTGGACCTGTTGTACACGCTAATGCAGTTGCAATGATTTTAAACGAGAATTATATAGATGAAATTCCTCAATGGTTTCAATATATGATTGCGTTCATTTTCTGCTGGTTGACGGTTGCTTTGTTCGCATGGATGGATGCAAACCTACCGATCTGGTATGATGCGCTTTCTGTGATTATTCAGATTATTCAAATTTTCTTGATTATGATCGTAATCGTTCTTGCCTTTGCCTACTGGAATCTAAAGCTTGACCTTTCAATAACCCTTTTAGCTACCGCATTAGTTGGGCCATGTTACGATATCTTTAAATCTGTGCAAAATGAAATCCAAAACCGACTTACCAAGAGGAGAGAACTCGTATCTAAAACGGCAGTCTGAGTTGGCATAATTTTTTATTACATTTACTTTTAAGACGAAAAAACGAGCACCAAACACATGAAAAAATGTAGAATTTTAGTTTTAGTAGGCATTTTTGCCCTGATTTCAGGGATTAAGGCTCAAGATTATGCCTTTAAAGTCATGGCTAATAAGGGATCAAATGAAGTAAAATCAGGCAGTGTCTGGCAGGCGTTGAAGACTGGTGACAAACTCAATAAACAAGATGAGCTGAAAGTAGCCGAAAATTCATATGTGGCGCTTGTTCATTCCTCTGGAAAGCCAATTGAGTTAAAGGAGTCAAAAACTTACAGTATTGCCGATTTGGCAGCAAAAGTTAGCCCGGGTGCCAGTGTTGTGAGCAAATACACAGATTTTATCCTTTCCAGTAATTCTGCAGAAGCCAAGAAAAATAGGTTAAGTGCTACAGGATCTGTAGTGAGGGCATTGGACGGAGATATCAATGTTCTTTTGCCCCCAAGCCAATTTGGTGATACTTTTAATCCACTTGTTTATATAAAATGGGAGACTAAGGTGGCAGGACCATATGAAGTAGTTGCAAAGAATATGTTTGGTGATGAATTAATGAAAATTGAAACGCCAGAGAATGCTATTCAAATTAATAGAAATGATCCTAAGTTTATGAATGAGGATATTTTGATTGAGGTAAGATCAAAAGGTGACAAGAAAAAGACAGATAAATCTTATTTGTTAAGAAGGCTTTCGTCCGAAAGACAGAACCTAATTAAAAAATTGATTGCCGAAATGGGTGAAGATATTCAACAGGAAACAGCATTAAATAAATTTATTATGGCTGGCTTTTATGAAGAAAATAAATTATTCGTTGATGCGATTGGAGCTTACGAAGAAGCAATTAAATTGGCTCCAGATGTTCCAACGTATAAAGAAGCTTATGAAGAATACTTATTGAGAAACAAACTAAAAAAACCTGTTGAGCCATCTAAGTAAAAGCCAATAGGTTAAATAAAAATCCCCGCTGACTCAGTTAGCGGGGATTTTTATTTGGATGAAATTCTATAAACTATTCTGGCTTCTTTTCCTTTGAAGAGGCCTTTGCTTTTTTAACCTTGATGGTTAGCGTTTCACCAGTCCCTTCGTAGTCAGCCATAATAATACCGCCCTCCGAAATTTCACCCTTTAGGATCTCCTCCGCCACTGCGTCTTCTAAATATTTTTGGATTGCCCTGTTCAACGGACGAGCCCCAAATTGTTGATCGTAACCTTTTTCTGCCAAAAAGTCTTTCGCTTTTTCGGTAAGCTCAACGTTGTAACCCAAGGCAGCGATCCGGGTGAAGAGCTTGCCAAGAGTCAGGTCAATGATCTTATGGATATCCTCCCGTTTCAATGAGTTGAAAACGATCACATCATCCAAGCGATTTAAAAACTCAGGGCTGAAGGCTCGTTTCAATGCACTTTGAATCGTTGATTTCATCAACTCTTCTTCGTTATCGCGCTTAGCATTTGTGGCAAAACCTATACCAGCACCAAAGTCCTTTAAGTCCCGAACCCCAATGTTGGAAGTCATGATGATGATGGTATTTCTAAAATCTACCCTTCTACCCAACCCATCTGTTAAAATACCATCGTCCAAAACTTGAAGCAGAATATTGAATACATCGGGGTGCGCTTTTTCAATCTCATCTAATAATACCACCGAGTAAGGTTTGCGTCTTACCTTTTCTGTAAGCTGACCGCCTTCTTCATACCCAACATAACCGGGAGGTGCTCCCACTAATCGCGAAACAGAAAATTTCTCCATGTACTCACTCATGTCCATGCGCACGAGTGTATCGTCTTTGTCAAACAAGTAGGTGGCCAATACTTTGGCAAGCTCGGTTTTGCCCACACCTGTTGGTCCAAGGAAAATAAAAGAACCAATGGGTTTCTTTGGATCTTTCAAACCCACGCGCGTGCGTTGGATGGCTTTCACCAGTTTTTTAATGGCTTCTTCTTGACCGATTACTTTACCACTCAATTGCTCTGCCATGCCAAGCAACTTGTTGCTTTCTTTCTGGGCAATTCGGTTGGCAGGTATACCAGTCATCATCCCGATTACATCCGCCACGTTATCTTCCGTAACGGTATATTTTTCGGTACGGGTTTTTTCTTCCCAGCGGGTTTTGGCCAAATCCAATTGCTCAATCAATTTTTTCTCTTTGTCGCGCAATTGTGCCGCCTCTTCGTATTTCTGACTCTTTACTACTCGGTTCTTTTCTTTCTTTACGTCTTCAATTGCGGCCTCAAACTTCACAATCTCTTCGGGAACATGAATATTATTAATGTGCACTCTAGCCCCGGCTTCATCCAGCACATCAATGGCTTTGTCAGGTAAAAACCGATCACTTATATAACGATCAGAAAGTTTTACACAAGCCTCAATAGCTTCTTTGGTATAACTAACATGATGATGGTCTTCGTATTTTTCTTTGATGTTATCCAAAATCTGAATGGTCTCGTCCACGGTAGTAGAATCTACCATTACCATTTGAAATCTTCGCGCTAACGCTCCATCTTTTTCAATGTATTGACGGTACTCATCTAAAGTGGTGGCGCCAATGCATTGTATTTCTCCACGTGCCAAGGCAGGCTTGAACATATTCGATGCATCCAGCGAACCCGAAGCACCACCCGCGCCAACGATGGTATGCAATTCATCAATGAAGAGAATGACATCGGCCGATTTTTCCAATTCATTCATCACGGCCTTCATACGCTCTTCAAATTGGCCACGGTATTTTGTACCAGCCACCAACGATGCCAAATCAAGCGTCACTACGCGCTTACCAAAAAGTACGCGTGCGACTTTCTTCTGAATGATTCGCAATGCAAGGCCTTCTGCTATAGCGGTTTTACCAACGCCAGGTTCACCAATCAAAATAGGGTTGTTCTTCTTTCTACGGCTTAGGATTTGGGCTACACGTTCAATTTCTTTTTCGCGCCCCACGATTGGGTCGAGTTTATTGTCCTCTGCCAACTTCGTTAAATCTCTCCCGAAGTTGTCTAGAACAGGTGTCCGCGATTTTTCCGCACCCTTTTTTTCCTTGCCAGCACCAGCGCCTGAGGCTCCGCTGCTAAACATTTTTGATGAGTCGTCATCAGGATCGTCCGTATCGGATGAAGCAGTGGCCTGATCGTGCTGGTACTCCAGCATCTCTTTTACTACATCGTAGGCGACATCAAACTTGTTTAAGATTTGTGTGGCCAAGTTATCGGGATCTCTCAAAATAGAAAGTAATAAGTGTTCGGTTCCAATAAGTTGTGCTTTAAAAACCTTTGCTTCGAGGTAGGTAATTTTAAGAGTTTTCTCGGAAGCGCGTGTGAGCGGAATGTTTGCCAAGTTTTTGATTTCGTGTGTGGCCGTTCCTTTTGATATTTTTTCTATTTCTCCTCGTAGTTGATCAAGCGGCACTCCTAATTTTTTCAGCACGCTTACGGCCACTCCTTCGCCTTCGCGAATCATTCCTAAAATCAGATGCTCGGTGCCTATGTAATCGTGGCCCAAGCGCAAGGCCTCTTCCCGGCTCAACGAAATCACTTCTTTGACCCGGTTAGAAAATTTGGCTTCCATATGTGGCATAGTGTATTGAGATATGTAAATGTAAAGTTTTAGTAGGTAAGATTCAAAATTTGCTTTTTATGCTATTGATAACAAAATCTCTAGCTATGTAAGCCAAACGCTTTTTGGATTTTATTTGTTCAATAAGCTTGCTGAACTTCTAATCAAACGGAGGGAATTGGGACCTTCGCAAAACAACAAATCGAGCAGGCTCAAATTCTCTACAAATGAATTGCCAAATACCTGCGTATAGGGGACGGCTCGGTAGAGTTTTCTGGTTAAGTGCGATTTTTTAACTTCTACGGCATTTCTTAAATCAGCAATGTCACCATTTGGACTTTTCTCAAACGACAGACTTGCCGACAGTTTCACTTTCAATCCGATAGATCGCAGACAGAATGACAGCAAACCTTGATTAAGTTCAAAAAGTGTAGAGTGCGGTTGATAGAGAATTTTGTTTAAGTCAGCTGAGTAAAATTCATAGTAAGGTGCTTTGCGATAAGCAGCTTCAATCGTTCGCCAATGATTATTTCTCCATTTGATGCTCGGGTCAATCAGCACATCCTTCATTACCACTTTGCCATGATTTTCTAAAGTTGGCACCACCAAGCGAAAAGGACCCTGTGAAGTGTTGATGTAACACCTGCTTCGATAGCTTTGCTTCACAAAATGCTCGTGCTGTTCCAGGATGAGTTCATCAAACCCATGAAGGCAGCAGAAATATTCCAATGAAGGCAAATAATGAAGATCGATAAGCGCCTTCGGCATAAGGCTGGGGTAAAAAGCGAAAAAGTAGCAGCAAGCAGCTATTGCAGCATCTTCAATAAAGTGCTGAGTCGTTGCTTCAGACTTCTTCTATCGATAATGAAATCTAAGAAGCCATGCTCTAACACGAATTCAGCACTTTGAAATCCTGGAGGCAAATCTTTTCCGATGGTCTCTTTGATTACGCGTGGGCCAGCAAAGCCAATCAATGCCCCGGGTTCGGCTATGTTAAAATCACCCAGCATCGCATATGAAGCGGTTACGCCTCCAGTAGTAGGGTCAGTCAACAACGAGATGTACGGAATCTTTGCTTCGTCTAGCAATGCTAACTTGGCAGAGGTTTTGGCCATCTGCATGAGCGACAATCCGGCTTCCATCATGCGTGCACCGCCCGAGCGGGAAATCATTAAAAAAGGCGCTTTGGTTTTTAAACTTTGGTCGGCAGCACGTGCAATTTTTTCTCCCACCACGCTACCCATCGATCCACCAATGAAAGTAAAATCCATACAGGCAATCACCAGATCCAAGCCATTCAATTTGCCATAGGCTGTGCGAACAGCATCCTTCAATTTGGTTTTGGCCTGCGATTCTTTGATTCTTTTCGGATAGGCTTTGGTATCTACAAATTTCAACGGATCGCCCGATTCCATATTGGCATCGAGCTCGGTAAACTCGTTGTTATCAAACAAGATTTCGAAATACTCTTCTGATCCAATTTTTACATGCAGGTCTTCTTCGGGCACTACATACGCATTGTTTTTCAACTCACGTGTGTGCACAATTTTACCCCCAGGAGATTTAAACCAAAGGCCATCGGGCACTTCGCGTTTTGATTCAGTGGGGGTAAGAATTCCTTTATCAGTACGTTTAAACCAAGGCATAACAATTAATCAATTTGAAAATTTACCTAAGCTTTGTCAATGATTATGTTGTCAATTATCAACTTTTTTTGACTAGGCAATATCAATCGTTTTATCTAAGTACACATCTTGAATCGCCTGCAGGATTTCAACACCTTCTTTCAAGGGGCGCTGAAATGCTTTTCTTCCAGAGATCAAGCCCATGCCACCAGCGCGTTTGTTGATCACTGCTGTACGTACTGCATCGGCCATATCGCTTGAGCCTTTGCTATCGCCACCGGAGTTGATCAAACCTGCGCGGCCCATGTAGCAATTTGCTACTTGGTAGCGGCACAAATCAATAGGGTGATCAGTTGTTAACTCAGTATAGATTCTTTCATCCAATTTTCCATATGAGCTTCCACCCGTATTCAAGGCTTTGTAGCCACCATTGTTGGTTGCCAATTTTTGTTTGATGATATCGGCTTGAATGGTTACACCTAAATGATTTGCCTGGCCAGTTAAATCGGCAGATGTATGGTAATCAACACCATCTTTCTTGAAGGCATCGTTTCGAGTATAGCACCAAAGGATAGTGGCCATGCCGAGTTCATGAGCACGCTCAAAGGCTGCCGACACTTCTTGAATTTGGCGGGTAGCATTATCAGAACCAAAATAAATCGTTGCACCTACTGCCATGGCACCCAAGTTCCATGCGTCTTCAACTGATCCATACATGATTTGATCAGCCTTGTTAGGATAGGTAAGTAGTTCGTTGTGGTTGATCT
This genomic window contains:
- a CDS encoding ABC transporter substrate-binding protein encodes the protein MRCEILVARILTFSVFVLLSCNQKEKNTQTESNAITKYAVGFTVTSVGNSKLVEVKQPYQNAKSGYQYLLVPKGEKVPPHDDATQVIFTPLESIVCTSTTHIPLLDYIGETAKLIGFPTTDYISSEKMRQRIDAGFVKELGIDKGMDIEVLFKLKPSLVMGYTMGSDLGQLKKIQELKIPVVINAEYLEKHPLGRAEWIKFMALFFRKEKEADSVFTEIEKEYLATTSLAKSLDEKSTVLSGVLYGDAWFLPGGQNYAAKILHDAGCDYLWSSDSTNGFLQLSFETVFTKAKSADLWIGVASFKSLTELQNSEQRYSLFKPFQQKQVYSYDARHGAKGGSEFLELGYLRPDLVLKDLVKITHPELMPSYKLYFHKKLE
- a CDS encoding TonB-dependent receptor, producing MEKKRKVWAITLIVLWWLAPSKTTAQQDSTKFTLQEVIVSASRQDTKLEDTPRSVSVIGGNQIVGGSYNSVADLLAQQAGVYLIGANQVPGSNQSLFLRGANSNQVVVMIDGVRITDPSTPNNVIDLSELSLTNVDRIEIVSGAHSTMYGGSSVGGVVNIITKNRLQEGVHGTISAQGGTFGKSTSNYLQQVDFSYASKSGFYANYSQVDQRVNGFSAASDTAKNSKQKFEPDNFQKQDRTVKLGYQFGQLNAQVSYKRTDQVADIDNGAFTDKTNNKLFFDRDFYSYSLNYRLSSQLQIKAIGSWSSSQRVNQNDSSQLPSGRFDGNYFKGNYRGEIQTHEIQATHQNNLLKSVIGVGIYDEEMSFNTFFYSSAFGGFSSRVNYDSVNKKSLTKYVFGQTTFKSGSSPFGFTLGGRISNHSLFGTVGTYELNPFVAFKNSILFASISSAFNAPSLYQLFDPTVQLGYTFTRGTGDLQAENSISIELGWKKSFDKGNVTLSAFNNIINNSIEYFYLWNKNKPIPNLNFSDYRGDKYLNVAKQIVTGIELTGQYQITPKIFTKGNFTWLNGSLQFKPSDITSTQNLVQTQVYSTGSFVTESETINSLLRRPNFTGFMSITFQVLPKLSVSTNARLAASRFDSVYDPKLGPFGALGRTNVQNYQLFDFFFNWNINQNVTLVTRIENIFDSKYEEISGFTTRGRSLYLKCIVRW
- a CDS encoding WbqC family protein, whose amino-acid sequence is MPKALIDLHYLPSLEYFCCLHGFDELILEQHEHFVKQSYRSRCYINTSQGPFRLVVPTLENHGKVVMKDVLIDPSIKWRNNHWRTIEAAYRKAPYYEFYSADLNKILYQPHSTLFELNQGLLSFCLRSIGLKVKLSASLSFEKSPNGDIADLRNAVEVKKSHLTRKLYRAVPYTQVFGNSFVENLSLLDLLFCEGPNSLRLIRSSASLLNK
- the meaB gene encoding methylmalonyl Co-A mutase-associated GTPase MeaB, with the translated sequence MRKRLSLAGLEAGTLAGNTAVLGQAITLVESQREEDQLLAQELITLLLPHTGHSLRIGITGVPGVGKSTFIEIFGKHLTAQNKKVAVLAIDPSSGKTKGSILGDKTRMEELAKDPRAFIRPSATGNTLGGVANRTREAILLCEAAGYEIIIVETVGVGQSETSVRSMVDYFLLLMLAGAGDELQGIKKGIMEMADGLVITKADGENERKANQAQADFQYALHLFSQPESGVAPTVMTCSALFKKGISEIWESIIVFKEKTTFNGFLQSQRDRQDLEWFESYFQQLWQQNFQANKNIQSAKKELVKKINQKELSPLQAAQILFTKTI
- a CDS encoding acetyl-CoA carboxylase carboxyltransferase subunit beta, producing the protein MPWFKRTDKGILTPTESKREVPDGLWFKSPGGKIVHTRELKNNAYVVPEEDLHVKIGSEEYFEILFDNNEFTELDANMESGDPLKFVDTKAYPKRIKESQAKTKLKDAVRTAYGKLNGLDLVIACMDFTFIGGSMGSVVGEKIARAADQSLKTKAPFLMISRSGGARMMEAGLSLMQMAKTSAKLALLDEAKIPYISLLTDPTTGGVTASYAMLGDFNIAEPGALIGFAGPRVIKETIGKDLPPGFQSAEFVLEHGFLDFIIDRRSLKQRLSTLLKMLQ
- a CDS encoding CHASE2 domain-containing protein, encoding MTDYAFNQLREDPKVDERIVLVNFGKLSRRQVAGMVQKINQHKPKVIALDARYICEGGLRDSINCPQLRDTIGNLLLSNAIMEAENVVMGEKLMQTDSLSRFDSNVSDSIEISDDIFSDYSYEGFVNFPTNAAWQEDVKQVRTFWPYFIVNGKRELAFSTQIANLYDSAKVKKFLARNKEEEIINFYGNIDVVQLKVKTSKVNDTNSTNFGTGFYVIDYLDVYQGNFVPELFKDKIVIVGYLGDQLGDTAWEDKFFTPLNKKIGGRANPDMFGPVVHANAVAMILNENYIDEIPQWFQYMIAFIFCWLTVALFAWMDANLPIWYDALSVIIQIIQIFLIMIVIVLAFAYWNLKLDLSITLLATALVGPCYDIFKSVQNEIQNRLTKRRELVSKTAV
- a CDS encoding ATP-dependent Clp protease ATP-binding subunit, with the protein product MEAKFSNRVKEVISLSREEALRLGHDYIGTEHLILGMIREGEGVAVSVLKKLGVPLDQLRGEIEKISKGTATHEIKNLANIPLTRASEKTLKITYLEAKVFKAQLIGTEHLLLSILRDPDNLATQILNKFDVAYDVVKEMLEYQHDQATASSDTDDPDDDSSKMFSSGASGAGAGKEKKGAEKSRTPVLDNFGRDLTKLAEDNKLDPIVGREKEIERVAQILSRRKKNNPILIGEPGVGKTAIAEGLALRIIQKKVARVLFGKRVVTLDLASLVAGTKYRGQFEERMKAVMNELEKSADVILFIDELHTIVGAGGASGSLDASNMFKPALARGEIQCIGATTLDEYRQYIEKDGALARRFQMVMVDSTTVDETIQILDNIKEKYEDHHHVSYTKEAIEACVKLSDRYISDRFLPDKAIDVLDEAGARVHINNIHVPEEIVKFEAAIEDVKKEKNRVVKSQKYEEAAQLRDKEKKLIEQLDLAKTRWEEKTRTEKYTVTEDNVADVIGMMTGIPANRIAQKESNKLLGMAEQLSGKVIGQEEAIKKLVKAIQRTRVGLKDPKKPIGSFIFLGPTGVGKTELAKVLATYLFDKDDTLVRMDMSEYMEKFSVSRLVGAPPGYVGYEEGGQLTEKVRRKPYSVVLLDEIEKAHPDVFNILLQVLDDGILTDGLGRRVDFRNTIIIMTSNIGVRDLKDFGAGIGFATNAKRDNEEELMKSTIQSALKRAFSPEFLNRLDDVIVFNSLKREDIHKIIDLTLGKLFTRIAALGYNVELTEKAKDFLAEKGYDQQFGARPLNRAIQKYLEDAVAEEILKGEISEGGIIMADYEGTGETLTIKVKKAKASSKEKKPE